From the Terriglobia bacterium genome, the window ATAAGGGCCGCCAGTGGATAGGCCCGGCCGTAAGGCCGGGATACGGGTATGGCTGGAGGATCGAGCGCCGAAGCGCGGCACTCAATCAAAAACATATCTCGGATCATATTCGATTCCGTGGCGATCAAGCAGATCAAGGGGCTTTGCACACCCCTGTCACTGGATTTCGTCGAAACGGGTGCGCAGGAATCGCAGTAGCAGCATGAACAGGACGGGAAAGATCGGCGGCCCCAACTGTTCGAGCCTGGCAAGGGCAGCCGGGATCCAGCTCAGCAGGTGGCGCTCAAGAAAATCGCGCTCGAGGCGGCGAAGGTTCTGCCGTTCCGATTCGCTGCCGCAGCCTTCCTGCAGGTATCGTACCGCTGCCCCGAACTCGAGTTGGGTAAGCAAGTGGTCAGGTGCGCTCACGGATGCAACCGGCCGGAGATCGATTACTTCATAAAAGCTGACGTTCTCGAGCACTGTCTGCTGAGCGGGGATCGCCTCGTGGTACCAGGATTCCAGCAATGGTACCGGAGGCTCAGGGGAGCCGACATCGAACAGGGCGATGTAGCATGCCTCGTATTGCTCGAGGCTTGCGAACCCGATCGCAGGCGGAGCCTTTCCTTCGCATCCGAGCCTCGTCCAAAGGCCATCCATGGCCTCATGAAAGCCTGCCTGCGCTATCAGGCTGAAACGGTCCGGCGCAGGAAATCCGAGCAGACAGGAGAAGAGTCGATAGAGATCGATTTCTTCCCAGGTTCCATGCTGCATGCTCCCCGAGAGGTTCCCGTGCGTCATAGGGCCTGTCACTCGAGCCAGTGCCATACGGAAAAATACTTCCTTCCGTCGCGATCCTGCTGGCTCCCGTTCCAGACGGCGAACGCCAGCGGCGTACCATTGGGCAGATCGGGCAGTTCAAAGCAGACACTCCACGAGCCGGCCTGATGGATCGCGCGTGCAGGAAACACCTGGCCGGTGCGCCGCGTGGTCTCGCGGCCCTTGGCATCCATCAGCATTGAGCCACGCCCGGCGTTCCAGTAATAAATTGTGACTGGATCCTGCACGTCCCCCATCTGCAGCCCCGGCGCCGCTGCCCCGGCCTTGCCGCCGGTCGGAAACATCACCGCGGCTGCATCGAAAAAGCGGTCGGTCGCATCGGTCGGTTCCTTGCGGAACCGACCCTCGGCCGGTGCCGCCGGCGCCGCTGCGATCTTTGCCGCATCTTCGGTGGGATCACGCCAGCTCAGGCGAACCATCACTTTGTCGTCGGCACGGGCGACGCGCACCTCGAGTTCGGGAATCTCCAGTTCTGAGGGAGGCTCGGTATCATAAAGCCTTGGCGTCCGGTTGAGTGCGATGCGCTTCGGCTCGATGGATTGCCAGGCGGCGGCTCCCGGGTCGATCAGGATCCCTGCGTCCGCGCTGCCGGCGGAGGCGGCAAGCACCGGTTTCATTGCCGGCTTGAGCGGTTCATTCTGAGCCGTAAGCTCATACGGGTGGAAGAAAATCGCGAGGCTTGCCAGAATGATGCCGTTCCGGATCCTTGTTGCCATTGTCGCCTCCTATGCCTTCCCCTGCACGAGTTGCGGGCCGATGCGGTAGCGTGTGATTGCATCTCGTCCGATCAGCAGTTGCAGCAACTCGCTGCGCCCGCCCGCCTGCGCGCGCACGATCTCGGCCTCGAGCCTGCGGATCACCTCCTTCACCCTTGCGCCGAACAGATAGACGAGATACTCCAGCGGCAGGCGCGGATCCTCCAGAAGGCTCTTCCCGTAGTTGCCTCTTCTGGGCGGGTTGAACGGCGGCACATAGAAAACATTCGGCTTGGTCCCGCGCTCCGGGAACAGCGGAAGCGCCACACCGTAAATGTGAACTAATTTATGCACCGGCGAGTCCGGGTCTTCCACGAGTCCTGCAAAACGCAGCCGGCCGGGACATTGCGCGGCGCAGGCATTGACCGTTCCCTTCTCCAGGCGCGGGTAGCAGAAGATGCACTTTTCGGACTTTCCCGCAATCTCATTGAAGTAAATCTTCTTGTACGGGCAGGCCTGAATGCAGTAGCGGTACCCCTGGCAACGATCCTGATCCAGGACTACGATGCCGTCCTCCTCACGCTTGTAGATGGCCTTGCGCGGGCAAGCCTCCAGGCAGGCGGGAAATGTGCAGTGGTTGCAGATGCGCGGCAGGTAGAAGTAGAAGTTCTCCTCGCCGTCGGTGCCGCCGACGTCCTCGTCCCAATTGGGACCCCACTCCGGCTCAGGCGAGGGCATAACCGGCTTCTTGCCGCCCTGAAATAGCCTCTGCTCGTAATCGTATTCGAGCGGCCGGCCATAGTCCCGAATGGCCGGGAGAGAGCCGGGCTGAAGCTGCCCATCCTTCCAGCCGCCGCCGATCCGGTCCCACTGGCGCGGATAGCCGGCCCCGGGCCGGGTCTCGACGTTGTTCCAGTACATGTGTCCGGTACCGTCGCGGTCGGTCCAAAGCCTCTTGCATGCCATGGTGCAGGTCTGGCAGCCGAGGCATTTGTTCAAATCCATCACCATGCCATACTGGTGTTTCGACATCGAACCGTCTCCATGAGCAGGCGCCGGCAACCGGATGGCGCTTGGCGAACCGCTTCAAACCTTGGCTTTCTCAACCTCCACTTTGGTGTCCCGGTTGTTCCCCGTGGGACCCCAGTAGTTGAGGCGGAAGGTTACGTGGCCGTACTTGCCGATCAGCTGGGTCGGCTTGATCTTGATGTAGGTCAGCGACTGCC encodes:
- a CDS encoding 4Fe-4S dicluster domain-containing protein; amino-acid sequence: MSKHQYGMVMDLNKCLGCQTCTMACKRLWTDRDGTGHMYWNNVETRPGAGYPRQWDRIGGGWKDGQLQPGSLPAIRDYGRPLEYDYEQRLFQGGKKPVMPSPEPEWGPNWDEDVGGTDGEENFYFYLPRICNHCTFPACLEACPRKAIYKREEDGIVVLDQDRCQGYRYCIQACPYKKIYFNEIAGKSEKCIFCYPRLEKGTVNACAAQCPGRLRFAGLVEDPDSPVHKLVHIYGVALPLFPERGTKPNVFYVPPFNPPRRGNYGKSLLEDPRLPLEYLVYLFGARVKEVIRRLEAEIVRAQAGGRSELLQLLIGRDAITRYRIGPQLVQGKA
- a CDS encoding molecular chaperone TorD family protein, translating into MALARVTGPMTHGNLSGSMQHGTWEEIDLYRLFSCLLGFPAPDRFSLIAQAGFHEAMDGLWTRLGCEGKAPPAIGFASLEQYEACYIALFDVGSPEPPVPLLESWYHEAIPAQQTVLENVSFYEVIDLRPVASVSAPDHLLTQLEFGAAVRYLQEGCGSESERQNLRRLERDFLERHLLSWIPAALARLEQLGPPIFPVLFMLLLRFLRTRFDEIQ